Below is a genomic region from Actinomadura sp. NAK00032.
GTCCCCGCACCGGCCGCGCACCAGCTCGAAGGGGCCGGCGGGCTCGTGTCGCAGGGCGTGGCGCCCGTCCCGCCCGGCACGCCGGAGGGGGCCGCGGACGCCATCACCACCGGCAGCCACCTGGCGTTCATGGACGGCTTCCAGACGTCGCTGAGCGTCGCCGCCGCGGTCGCGCTCGTCGCCGCCCTCGCCGCGCTGCTCGTGCGGCGCGGCAGCACCGCGGTCGACGGTGCCGTGGCGGTCTGAGCGGCCGGGGTTAGGCTGCCGGTGTGATGGGCGCGTTCGTGCGGCGGTACCCGATGCCGCTGACGTTCCTCGGGCTGTTCGCGGCGGTGTGGACGGTGCAGGCCCTCGTCCTGCCGCCGGACGCCCGGCACGCGATGATCGCCTGGGCCAGCACCAACCTGGCGAACCTCGCGGTCAACCCCGTCGGGACGCTGGTCGCGTCGGCGTTCGTCGCCGAGGGGGCGCAGGGCCCGCTGATGGTCGCGGCGGCGATCGGGCTGTTCCCGCTGACCCGGCGGTTCGGGAACCTGCGGGCCGTGGTGCTCGTCGCCGCCTCGCACGTCCTCGGCACGCTCGTCAGCCAGGGCATCGTGCTGGTGCGGCTGGAGGCGGGCCTGCTGTCGGACTCCATCCGCACGATCCCGGACGTCGGCCCGTCCTATGTGCTGTGCGCGGCGCTCGTCGCGGCGTTCCTGTACGGGCGCGGGCGGGTGCGGCGGCTGCTGGCGCTCGCCGGCTGGGCCGCGCTCACGCCCGCGCTGCTGGACGGCCTGCTCGGCCTGGAGGTCGCCGCCGTCGGCCACGTGGTGGCGATGCTGGCGGGCGCGCTGATCGGCTGGCTGCTCCTGCTGCTGGAACGCCGCCGGGCCGGGGTGCCCGCGCCCGCGGACCCGGTGCCGCGGGCCGGGCCCGTGGCCGAGGTCTGACCGCCGTCAGCCCTGCCCCGGCTCCGGGGCGGGATTCGCGGTGGGGCTCGGGCCGGGCGTCCCGGAGCCGTCGTCCGGCGGGGTCGACGGGGTG
It encodes:
- a CDS encoding rhomboid-like protein, with product MGAFVRRYPMPLTFLGLFAAVWTVQALVLPPDARHAMIAWASTNLANLAVNPVGTLVASAFVAEGAQGPLMVAAAIGLFPLTRRFGNLRAVVLVAASHVLGTLVSQGIVLVRLEAGLLSDSIRTIPDVGPSYVLCAALVAAFLYGRGRVRRLLALAGWAALTPALLDGLLGLEVAAVGHVVAMLAGALIGWLLLLLERRRAGVPAPADPVPRAGPVAEV